The following proteins come from a genomic window of Yinghuangia sp. ASG 101:
- a CDS encoding TetR/AcrR family transcriptional regulator — protein sequence MAPKDTAGSARERMRSAALSLFSLHGVNGTSLQMIADEIGVTKAAVYYHFPTKEDLVHAVITPYSAQLASLVEAAEGHRRRADRTEAILAGLVGLVVGNRHLNSALLADPVIVRVLHARSDMRDLDRRITALLVGPAPDSLALTAAVMVSSALTLAPVDPRLTDLDDATLRHNLLTTARHLLKLRAPASRTARPARTA from the coding sequence ATGGCCCCCAAGGACACCGCGGGAAGCGCGCGGGAGCGGATGCGCAGCGCCGCTTTGAGCTTGTTCTCCCTGCACGGCGTCAACGGCACGTCCCTGCAGATGATCGCCGACGAGATCGGCGTCACCAAGGCCGCGGTGTACTACCACTTCCCCACCAAGGAAGACCTCGTCCACGCGGTCATCACGCCCTACAGCGCGCAACTCGCCTCGCTGGTCGAGGCGGCCGAAGGGCATCGGCGGCGCGCGGACCGGACCGAGGCGATCCTGGCGGGCCTGGTGGGCCTGGTGGTCGGCAACCGCCATCTCAACTCCGCGCTGCTCGCCGACCCGGTGATCGTGCGCGTCCTGCACGCCCGGTCGGACATGCGGGACCTGGACCGGCGCATCACCGCCCTCCTCGTCGGGCCCGCCCCCGACAGCCTGGCCCTCACCGCGGCCGTCATGGTCAGCAGCGCCCTCACGCTCGCCCCCGTCGACCCCCGGCTCACCGACCTCGACGACGCCACCCTGCGCCACAACCTCCTGACCACGGCCCGCCACCTCCTGAAGCTCCGGGCCCCCGCGTCCCGGACGGCCCGACCGGCCCGCACGGCCTGA
- a CDS encoding molybdopterin-containing oxidoreductase family protein: MTTVRTVRSFCRICTSVCGILVDVDGDDVLKVRGDRDHPLSQGYTCPKGRGLPRMHHHPDRIERPMMKVDGAVAPSTWDAVLGDLGTRVRDIIDRYGPESVGVFFGSGIGMDAAGYRMAQALYAAIGTPAKFSPLTIDGTAKSLVADLVGGAVALSGRPDDGNAAFMLYVGSNPVVSHGHTVAMPNPTGHLREVREHAEIWVIDPRHTETARLAGHHIAARPGMDFAVLAYLVREILRDGADRDFIARHTQDCDVLAAAVEPYTLARAAEVADVPEEQLVRLLEGVRRAGRVAIGTGTGVTMSASANVTVWLTWALMAITGSMNRPGGFWFHPGFGYRLEDTELPVSPAEGSFGPGPRSRPETQSFLGEWPCAVLPDEIDAGNIRAVLNLGGHMVTAFPDTERLIPALKKLEVFATIEIIENETTALSTHVLPTKDQLERADVSLWDFLSPRINAQHTPAIVAPVGDRRSTWWVISEMGRHMGYDIDPAGPDIGDDERLARISSSGRRPYEQVMADGWAEVEREFPAPWVDRHIERVGGWRLAPRILVDQLAALADTAPLVMVPRRQKRQLNSQFGYLGEPPLILVHPDDAAAAGVLDAQPLVVRSATGQLTGVAKADPAIRRGAVSVPHGHQGANVNRLTDKDDIDLVTGMAHYSGIPVTIHPAEPAPEPRG, from the coding sequence ATGACCACGGTGCGCACGGTCCGAAGCTTCTGCCGCATCTGTACGTCGGTCTGCGGCATCCTCGTCGACGTCGACGGCGACGACGTGCTCAAGGTCCGCGGCGACCGCGACCACCCGCTGTCGCAGGGCTACACGTGTCCGAAGGGCCGGGGCCTGCCGCGGATGCACCACCACCCGGACCGGATCGAACGTCCGATGATGAAGGTCGACGGTGCCGTCGCGCCGAGCACCTGGGACGCGGTCCTCGGCGACCTGGGGACGCGCGTCCGCGACATCATCGACCGGTACGGCCCGGAATCGGTCGGCGTGTTCTTCGGCAGCGGCATCGGCATGGACGCCGCCGGCTACCGCATGGCCCAGGCCCTCTACGCGGCCATCGGGACGCCCGCCAAGTTCAGCCCGCTCACCATCGACGGCACCGCCAAGTCCCTGGTGGCCGACCTGGTCGGCGGAGCCGTGGCACTGAGCGGTCGGCCCGACGACGGCAACGCCGCGTTCATGCTGTACGTCGGCAGCAACCCCGTCGTCTCGCACGGCCACACCGTCGCGATGCCCAACCCGACCGGGCACCTGCGCGAGGTGCGGGAGCACGCGGAGATCTGGGTCATCGACCCGCGCCACACCGAGACCGCCCGCCTGGCCGGCCACCACATCGCGGCGCGCCCGGGCATGGACTTCGCGGTTCTCGCGTACCTCGTCCGCGAGATCCTCCGCGACGGCGCCGACCGCGACTTCATCGCCCGGCACACGCAGGACTGCGACGTGCTCGCCGCGGCGGTCGAGCCGTACACGCTCGCCCGCGCCGCCGAGGTGGCCGACGTCCCCGAGGAGCAGCTGGTGCGCCTGCTCGAAGGGGTGCGGCGGGCCGGGCGCGTCGCGATCGGGACCGGGACCGGTGTCACGATGTCGGCGAGCGCGAACGTCACGGTGTGGCTCACGTGGGCGCTGATGGCCATCACGGGTTCGATGAACCGGCCCGGCGGTTTCTGGTTCCACCCCGGCTTCGGCTACCGGCTCGAAGACACCGAGCTGCCCGTGTCGCCCGCGGAGGGCTCGTTCGGGCCCGGCCCGCGCAGCCGCCCGGAGACCCAGTCGTTCCTGGGCGAATGGCCGTGCGCGGTGCTCCCCGACGAGATCGACGCCGGCAACATCCGGGCCGTGCTGAACCTCGGCGGCCACATGGTCACCGCGTTCCCGGACACGGAAAGGCTGATTCCCGCGCTCAAGAAGCTCGAGGTCTTCGCGACCATCGAGATCATCGAGAACGAGACCACCGCGCTGTCGACGCACGTCCTGCCCACCAAGGACCAGTTGGAGCGGGCCGACGTGTCGCTGTGGGACTTCCTGAGCCCGCGCATCAATGCGCAGCACACCCCCGCGATCGTCGCGCCGGTCGGCGACCGCCGCTCCACGTGGTGGGTCATCTCCGAGATGGGCCGCCACATGGGGTACGACATCGACCCCGCCGGGCCCGACATCGGCGACGACGAACGGCTCGCGCGGATCTCGTCGTCCGGGCGGCGTCCGTACGAGCAGGTGATGGCGGACGGCTGGGCCGAGGTCGAACGCGAGTTCCCGGCACCGTGGGTCGACCGGCACATCGAACGCGTCGGCGGCTGGCGCCTCGCCCCCCGCATCCTCGTCGACCAGCTGGCCGCGCTCGCCGACACGGCCCCGCTCGTCATGGTGCCGCGCCGGCAGAAGCGGCAGCTCAACTCGCAGTTCGGTTACCTGGGCGAACCGCCGCTCATCCTCGTCCACCCCGACGACGCCGCGGCTGCGGGCGTCCTCGACGCACAACCGCTCGTCGTCCGCAGCGCCACCGGACAGTTGACCGGCGTCGCCAAGGCCGACCCGGCGATCCGCCGCGGCGCGGTCTCCGTGCCGCACGGGCACCAGGGCGCCAACGTCAACCGGCTCACCGACAAAGACGACATCGACCTGGTCACGGGAATGGCCCACTATTCCGGCATCCCGGTCACAATTCACCCGGCAGAGCCCGCACCCGAGCCGCGAGGATGA
- a CDS encoding CBS domain-containing protein, with the protein MADPRPPSGPGTAPPRDIPGRTVADAMIRAPKVCGPRSTVADARAVLHNDHVHAVLITDGADLVAVVERPDLDAGPADLPARLIGRLHGRVIGPDADLEAAWRSMTDTRRRRLAVVDDRGRLLGLLCLKRSGLGFCSDTDIRARADERRACAPRPA; encoded by the coding sequence ATGGCCGACCCTCGCCCGCCGTCCGGGCCCGGAACCGCTCCGCCCCGTGACATCCCCGGCCGGACGGTGGCCGACGCGATGATCCGCGCCCCCAAGGTCTGCGGTCCGCGGAGCACGGTGGCCGACGCACGGGCCGTCCTCCATAACGACCACGTCCACGCCGTCCTGATCACCGACGGCGCGGACCTGGTCGCCGTCGTCGAACGCCCCGACCTCGACGCCGGGCCCGCCGACCTGCCGGCCCGCCTGATCGGCCGCCTGCACGGCCGCGTCATCGGACCGGACGCCGACCTGGAGGCCGCCTGGCGTTCGATGACGGACACCCGGCGGCGCCGCCTCGCCGTGGTCGACGACCGCGGCAGACTCCTCGGCCTGCTGTGCCTCAAGCGCTCCGGCCTCGGGTTCTGCTCCGACACCGACATCCGGGCCCGCGCCGACGAACGCCGCGCGTGCGCCCCGCGCCCCGCGTGA
- a CDS encoding NAD(P)H-dependent amine dehydrogenase family protein: MTDKVHRVVQWATGNIGRASIRHMVENPAMDLVGVFVTNPDKVGKDAGELAGIAEVGLAATDDAEAILALDADCVHFAPLVPDIDMVCRLLRSGKNVVSPVGPFYPTDYVREDVEKIEAACREGGVSFHGSGIHPGFAGDILPLTLARLTGRVDHVHVYELVDFLAHPSPWMHRMGFGRDPEEIAANPSRPAETIHHFAQSMAVIAEGLGKTIDGLSSETKFAVAQKDIPHPNGDIPAGTVAGQHYEWSALTGGKPFITFHTIWVVGHENVEPDWNHGDVRYRVTIDGEPSLELTLDDSRDGGSLTAFAGLTAIPAVCSAAPGFVTQLDLGVVRPRGLVRPM, translated from the coding sequence ATGACCGACAAAGTCCATCGTGTCGTGCAATGGGCGACCGGGAACATCGGCCGGGCGTCCATCCGGCACATGGTGGAGAACCCCGCCATGGACCTGGTCGGTGTGTTCGTCACCAATCCCGACAAGGTCGGGAAAGACGCGGGGGAACTCGCCGGAATCGCCGAGGTCGGCCTTGCCGCGACCGACGACGCGGAAGCGATCCTCGCGCTGGACGCCGACTGCGTCCATTTCGCCCCGCTCGTCCCCGACATCGACATGGTCTGCCGCCTCCTGCGCTCCGGGAAGAACGTCGTCTCCCCGGTCGGCCCGTTCTACCCCACGGACTACGTCCGGGAGGACGTCGAGAAGATCGAGGCGGCGTGCCGAGAGGGCGGCGTCTCGTTCCACGGCTCCGGTATCCACCCCGGATTCGCCGGCGACATCCTGCCGCTCACCCTCGCGAGGCTCACCGGCCGCGTCGACCACGTGCACGTCTACGAACTGGTCGACTTCCTGGCGCATCCGTCGCCCTGGATGCACCGCATGGGCTTCGGCCGTGATCCCGAGGAAATCGCGGCGAACCCCAGCCGTCCGGCGGAGACGATCCACCACTTCGCCCAGTCCATGGCCGTCATCGCGGAGGGCCTGGGCAAAACGATCGACGGGTTGTCGTCCGAGACGAAATTCGCCGTCGCCCAAAAGGACATCCCGCACCCGAACGGCGACATCCCCGCCGGCACCGTCGCGGGCCAGCACTACGAATGGTCGGCGCTGACCGGCGGCAAGCCGTTCATCACCTTCCACACCATCTGGGTCGTGGGACACGAGAACGTCGAACCGGACTGGAACCACGGCGACGTCCGCTACCGCGTCACCATCGACGGCGAACCGTCCCTCGAACTGACCCTCGACGACAGCCGCGACGGCGGCAGCCTCACCGCCTTCGCGGGCCTGACCGCCATCCCGGCCGTCTGTTCCGCGGCACCCGGCTTCGTGACCCAACTCGACCTGGGCGTGGTCCGGCCGCGCGGCCTGGTCCGCCCGATGTGA
- a CDS encoding protein kinase domain-containing protein has translation MTWGDTTGNQSGPEDANVPTPGAGSSERLLPGDPRQLGAFYLDGRLGAGGQGVVYEAYGPDGTRVAVKALHGVGDADRENLRREIRAWRRVAPFCTAKVLHDELDNSVPFVVSEYVAGSDLRRAVESGVPYGPEELRRLAIGVATALVAIHRAGVVHRDLKPENILLAPDGPRVIDFGIARVLEGSASAGLPMGTLRYMAPERYRGAPGDGAVDVWGWGAVILFAATGRHAFDGANPAVLARRVADHHPDTSRLEEPLRSLVAAALSKDPAGRPTSQELLLSLAGGDDLLAAVKSAALGARREPAEPSRAEVAEAVFTGLDPEAQEAVSAVLLRLVAPGERAEDTLRSARRPEFADDRTPESAVDRVLEAFARAGIVVWDGDAVALSSAALIRAWPRLRAWVDAERDGLGVHLRLAEDSRAWDRHGRKNADLLHGTALDRARDWAATGRRHLALNRTERDYLDAGARHVRRLSRRRALLGAFLAVLVVVALLLAALFTATREEARDRRAAADSRALAQAAQDTTGLDPVQAAMLAMAGYQTSPTKEARNQMLRQYIDLFGNTRVLSGLLGTIADFDMSRDGDVVIARTTQGRTTLFTGALSDRVRTRPIDLGYVTHTVVSPDGRRAAFVTVDGDAGWFPVDPSAADPAGAVRRLPPLPGLTPDDGDGPDAVDISQDGTRVAAQVGERVVWWDLDAGTLAGSWTAPERIPSFSGVRFGPDRGTLLLRTVDGTKVGVAAVDVAMGVTRTVVEPVNQDVVLSGDRTAAALCRLEDTGDGDRRSVFVLRRVADGAEQGRPYRRSDGCHLRGADTTGRHILVEEPLHKMAIVDTDQGTLLTRHPTADDYTPAVQLVSAADGRLLLAGHTGSRIEYSEVPEHEGILDSRDQIILGDGSRTVTLLTDGSLQVRTVDDSRLVAQAPGPGAAWSGSDPLRVNREHTLVAVREGPNVVVVRDTTDLRTTARLTTAMPPDASRDAVDYSYSFDRTSRLVTVSGTLVQQWDTGTGALLASFDVGTLLPRDRAREPVWSAGPHTGEDQISVVIHGDPAIRIVDLATGRTAMSVDTGVTDAISVQFDPSGRYFALLRQGAVLELWRRDPLRKELGPLPGIAPTATSTWIAQFIDDEGHYMVGANDAVRIYEVGRQTYTDSYDFGMPDNSTDQDPFSFVSASKDGGVLSYSAPNGMGATLVLDPDAWHDDLCGIIGNRSFTADERDSLPVRIPTQPICPHPHASPTPSATAGHGTPAKAAAPGATPGRTARTRRRAITYRSA, from the coding sequence ATGACCTGGGGCGACACCACCGGGAACCAGTCCGGCCCCGAGGACGCCAACGTGCCGACGCCGGGCGCCGGTTCGTCGGAACGCCTGCTCCCGGGCGACCCCCGGCAACTCGGCGCCTTCTACCTCGACGGCCGGCTCGGGGCCGGCGGTCAGGGCGTCGTGTACGAGGCCTACGGCCCCGACGGCACGCGGGTCGCCGTGAAGGCCCTGCACGGCGTGGGCGACGCCGACCGGGAGAACCTGCGCCGGGAGATCCGCGCTTGGCGCAGGGTGGCGCCGTTCTGCACGGCCAAGGTGCTGCACGACGAACTCGACAATTCGGTCCCGTTCGTCGTCAGCGAATACGTGGCGGGCTCCGACCTGCGGCGCGCCGTCGAATCCGGAGTCCCGTACGGGCCCGAGGAGTTGCGCCGCCTGGCGATCGGCGTCGCCACCGCGCTGGTGGCGATCCACCGGGCGGGGGTCGTCCACCGGGACCTCAAGCCGGAGAACATCCTGCTGGCCCCCGACGGTCCGCGCGTGATCGACTTCGGCATCGCCCGGGTCCTGGAGGGCAGCGCCTCCGCCGGCCTGCCGATGGGCACCCTGCGCTACATGGCCCCCGAGCGCTACCGCGGCGCACCGGGCGACGGAGCGGTCGACGTGTGGGGCTGGGGCGCGGTCATCCTGTTCGCGGCCACCGGGCGCCACGCCTTCGACGGCGCCAACCCCGCCGTACTCGCCCGCCGGGTCGCCGACCACCACCCCGACACGTCCCGGCTGGAGGAGCCGCTGCGCTCCCTGGTCGCCGCGGCGCTGTCGAAGGACCCGGCCGGCCGGCCGACGTCGCAGGAACTCCTCCTGTCCCTGGCCGGCGGCGACGACCTGCTCGCCGCCGTGAAGTCGGCGGCGCTGGGCGCGCGCCGCGAACCTGCCGAGCCATCCCGGGCCGAGGTGGCCGAGGCGGTCTTCACCGGGCTCGACCCCGAGGCCCAGGAGGCGGTCTCCGCCGTCCTGCTGCGCCTGGTCGCGCCCGGCGAGCGCGCCGAGGACACGCTGCGCTCCGCCCGCAGGCCCGAGTTCGCCGACGACCGCACCCCCGAGTCGGCGGTGGACCGCGTCCTGGAGGCGTTCGCCCGCGCCGGAATCGTGGTGTGGGACGGCGACGCGGTCGCGTTGTCCAGCGCCGCGCTCATCCGGGCCTGGCCCCGCCTGCGGGCCTGGGTGGACGCCGAACGCGACGGCCTGGGCGTCCACCTGCGCCTGGCCGAGGACTCCCGGGCGTGGGACAGACACGGCCGCAAGAACGCCGACCTGTTGCACGGCACGGCGCTGGACCGCGCGCGGGACTGGGCCGCGACGGGCCGACGCCACCTCGCCCTCAACCGCACCGAGCGCGACTACCTCGACGCGGGAGCCCGCCACGTCCGCCGCCTCAGCCGCCGCCGGGCGCTGCTCGGCGCGTTTCTGGCCGTCCTGGTCGTCGTCGCCCTGCTCCTCGCGGCGCTGTTCACCGCCACACGCGAGGAGGCGAGGGACCGCCGGGCGGCGGCCGACTCCCGGGCACTGGCCCAGGCCGCGCAGGACACCACGGGACTCGACCCGGTCCAGGCCGCGATGCTCGCGATGGCGGGGTACCAGACCTCGCCGACGAAAGAGGCACGCAACCAGATGCTGCGGCAGTACATCGATCTCTTCGGGAACACCCGCGTGCTGTCCGGACTCCTCGGTACGATCGCCGACTTCGACATGAGCCGGGACGGCGACGTGGTGATCGCCCGCACCACACAGGGCCGGACGACGCTGTTCACCGGCGCCCTCTCCGACCGGGTGCGCACCCGCCCCATCGACCTGGGCTACGTGACCCACACGGTGGTCTCCCCGGACGGACGCCGGGCGGCCTTCGTCACCGTGGACGGCGACGCCGGCTGGTTCCCCGTCGACCCGTCGGCCGCCGACCCCGCCGGCGCGGTCCGTCGGCTGCCGCCCCTGCCCGGGCTGACGCCGGACGACGGCGACGGACCCGACGCCGTCGACATCTCACAGGACGGCACACGCGTCGCGGCACAGGTGGGGGAGCGCGTGGTCTGGTGGGACCTGGACGCCGGAACCCTCGCGGGCTCGTGGACCGCGCCCGAGCGGATCCCCTCGTTCTCCGGCGTCCGGTTCGGCCCCGACCGCGGGACGCTGCTGCTGCGCACGGTCGACGGCACCAAGGTCGGCGTGGCCGCCGTGGACGTCGCGATGGGCGTGACCAGGACCGTCGTCGAACCCGTGAACCAGGACGTCGTGCTCTCCGGGGACCGCACCGCCGCCGCGCTCTGCCGCCTGGAGGACACGGGGGACGGAGACAGGCGGTCGGTCTTCGTGCTGCGCCGCGTCGCCGACGGCGCCGAGCAGGGGCGGCCGTACCGCCGCTCCGACGGGTGCCACCTGCGCGGGGCGGACACGACCGGGCGCCACATCCTCGTCGAGGAACCCCTGCACAAGATGGCGATCGTCGACACGGACCAAGGCACGCTGCTCACCCGGCACCCGACGGCGGACGACTACACGCCGGCCGTCCAACTGGTCTCGGCCGCCGACGGACGGCTGCTCCTGGCCGGTCACACCGGCAGCCGGATCGAGTACTCCGAAGTCCCGGAGCACGAGGGCATCCTTGACTCCCGCGACCAGATCATCCTCGGCGACGGCAGCCGGACCGTCACGCTCCTCACCGACGGCAGCCTCCAGGTCCGCACCGTCGACGACAGCCGCCTGGTCGCCCAGGCACCCGGCCCCGGCGCCGCCTGGTCCGGCTCCGATCCGCTCCGGGTCAACCGGGAGCACACCCTCGTCGCGGTCCGCGAGGGCCCGAACGTCGTGGTGGTGCGCGACACGACGGACCTGCGGACGACGGCACGCCTCACCACGGCCATGCCACCGGACGCGAGCCGGGACGCGGTGGACTACAGCTACTCCTTCGACCGGACGAGCCGCCTGGTGACCGTCTCCGGCACGCTCGTCCAGCAGTGGGACACCGGAACCGGCGCCCTGCTCGCGTCGTTCGACGTCGGCACGCTCCTCCCCCGGGACAGGGCGCGCGAACCGGTGTGGAGCGCCGGCCCCCACACCGGGGAGGACCAGATATCCGTCGTGATCCACGGCGACCCCGCGATCCGCATCGTCGACCTGGCCACCGGCCGCACCGCGATGTCGGTGGACACCGGCGTCACCGACGCGATCAGCGTCCAATTCGACCCCAGCGGACGGTACTTCGCGCTGCTGCGGCAGGGCGCCGTCCTCGAACTGTGGCGCCGCGACCCGCTGCGGAAGGAACTGGGCCCCCTGCCCGGCATCGCCCCCACGGCCACCAGCACGTGGATCGCGCAGTTCATCGACGACGAAGGCCACTACATGGTCGGCGCCAACGACGCGGTCCGCATCTACGAGGTCGGCCGCCAAACGTACACGGACTCCTACGACTTCGGCATGCCCGACAACAGCACCGACCAGGACCCCTTCTCCTTCGTCAGCGCCTCCAAGGACGGCGGCGTCCTCTCCTACAGCGCCCCCAACGGCATGGGCGCCACCCTCGTCCTCGACCCCGACGCCTGGCACGACGACCTGTGCGGCATCATCGGCAACCGCTCCTTCACCGCCGACGAACGCGACAGCCTCCCGGTCCGCATCCCCACCCAGCCCATCTGCCCCCACCCGCACGCCTCCCCGACACCCTCCGCGACGGCGGGCCACGGAACACCCGCGAAGGCCGCCGCGCCGGGGGCGACACCGGGACGCACCGCGCGGACGCGGCGCCGCGCGATCACGTACCGGAGCGCGTGA
- a CDS encoding SDR family NAD(P)-dependent oxidoreductase, with protein MVTAPVTLVTGSSSGIGAAVARRAAAAGHRVVVNSVRSADAGKQLAAELPDALYLQADIADDEGARALVDAAVEHYGRLDVVVNNAGVSRFVAHHDFAGATPELWRDILGVNVIGTWLVSTAAAPHLARDGGGTIVNISSIAGVRPAGSSIPYAVSKAAVNHMTRLLAGVLGPEVRVNAVAPGLVDTPWTAGEAFAPIREQVAALAPLRRVGTTDDVADAVWGLVEFPYTTGEVVLVDGGAHLR; from the coding sequence ATGGTCACGGCACCTGTCACCCTGGTCACTGGTTCGTCGTCCGGGATCGGCGCGGCGGTCGCACGGCGCGCCGCCGCGGCCGGGCACCGGGTGGTGGTGAATTCGGTGCGGTCGGCGGACGCGGGCAAGCAGCTCGCCGCCGAACTGCCCGACGCGCTCTACCTCCAGGCCGACATCGCCGACGACGAAGGCGCCCGCGCACTCGTCGACGCCGCGGTCGAGCACTACGGGCGGCTCGATGTCGTCGTCAACAACGCCGGGGTCAGCCGCTTCGTGGCCCACCACGACTTCGCGGGCGCGACGCCGGAGCTGTGGCGCGACATCCTCGGGGTCAACGTGATCGGCACGTGGCTGGTCTCGACCGCCGCGGCCCCGCACCTGGCCCGGGACGGCGGCGGCACCATCGTCAACATCTCGTCGATCGCGGGTGTGCGCCCGGCCGGCAGCTCGATCCCGTACGCGGTGAGCAAGGCCGCCGTCAACCACATGACGCGCCTGCTCGCGGGAGTGCTCGGCCCGGAGGTCCGCGTCAACGCGGTCGCCCCGGGCCTCGTCGACACCCCGTGGACGGCCGGCGAGGCGTTCGCCCCGATCCGCGAGCAGGTCGCCGCGCTGGCACCGCTCCGCCGCGTCGGTACGACGGACGACGTGGCCGACGCCGTGTGGGGCCTCGTCGAATTCCCGTACACCACCGGCGAAGTGGTGCTGGTGGACGGCGGCGCACACCTGCGCTGA
- a CDS encoding LLM class flavin-dependent oxidoreductase, whose protein sequence is MQLAVNLPLDDAVGTAQAAEGLGYAAVVAPEGHRGDAASVLGLVAGRTERVALLSGVMQIPARAPGLAALTAATLDTVSGGRFRLGLGVSNPDVSEGWYGVPFDRPLERTREYFAIVRAALAGQAVDFAGEHYRLPPTGHAAEPLRLLAERFPVPVPLLLAAVGTRNVRLAGEIADGWIGALASPLTLPASLALLREGRKEAGHDGLDGFEVVASVPVVPAPDPDTAANAVRPFLARFIGLGAKERNFFHALAGRLGYAEQVGRVHDRVHAGDLPGAAAAIPTDLVDQTSLLGDTARIAEGMRAYAEAGVTLLNILLPVTATTPESRLAVLRTAAEALERSGVAG, encoded by the coding sequence ATGCAACTCGCCGTCAACCTTCCTCTCGACGACGCCGTCGGAACGGCCCAGGCCGCCGAAGGCCTCGGTTACGCGGCCGTCGTGGCCCCCGAGGGCCACCGCGGCGACGCCGCCTCGGTGCTCGGCCTCGTCGCGGGCCGGACCGAAAGGGTGGCCCTGCTGTCGGGGGTCATGCAGATCCCCGCGCGCGCCCCCGGCCTCGCCGCGCTCACCGCCGCGACCCTGGACACGGTGTCCGGCGGACGGTTCCGTCTCGGCCTCGGCGTCTCCAACCCCGACGTGTCGGAGGGCTGGTACGGCGTGCCCTTCGACCGGCCGCTGGAACGCACCCGGGAGTACTTCGCCATCGTGCGCGCCGCGCTGGCCGGCCAGGCCGTGGACTTCGCGGGCGAGCACTACCGGCTGCCGCCCACCGGACACGCGGCGGAACCGCTCCGGCTGCTCGCGGAGCGGTTCCCGGTCCCCGTGCCGCTGCTGCTCGCCGCGGTCGGCACGCGCAATGTGCGGCTCGCGGGCGAGATCGCCGACGGGTGGATCGGCGCCCTCGCGTCGCCGCTGACCCTGCCCGCCTCGCTGGCGCTGCTGCGCGAGGGCCGCAAGGAGGCCGGCCACGACGGACTCGACGGCTTCGAGGTCGTCGCGAGCGTCCCGGTCGTCCCCGCTCCCGATCCGGACACCGCCGCGAACGCCGTACGCCCGTTCCTCGCCCGGTTCATCGGCCTGGGGGCCAAGGAGCGCAACTTCTTCCACGCGCTCGCCGGGCGCCTGGGCTACGCGGAGCAGGTCGGCCGCGTCCACGACCGCGTGCACGCCGGCGACCTGCCCGGCGCCGCCGCCGCGATCCCCACCGACCTCGTCGACCAGACCTCGCTGCTCGGCGACACCGCGCGCATCGCCGAGGGCATGCGCGCCTACGCCGAAGCCGGCGTGACCCTCCTCAACATCCTGCTCCCGGTCACCGCCACCACCCCGGAGTCGCGCCTCGCCGTCCTCCGCACCGCCGCCGAAGCCCTCGAACGCTCCGGGGTGGCCGGGTAG
- a CDS encoding antibiotic biosynthesis monooxygenase has product MPDTSRPDVGFVATAVFHVPGREQAQQVVELLIRGNQGPIENRGEGFLSATFHISSDGTRVFNYAQWTSEEVYMRDFANHPGKEVMRKELARIEGVEGPFFTAYTPVHTVLP; this is encoded by the coding sequence ATGCCCGATACCTCCCGTCCCGATGTCGGCTTCGTGGCCACCGCGGTCTTTCACGTCCCGGGACGCGAACAGGCCCAGCAGGTCGTCGAGTTGCTGATACGCGGCAACCAGGGGCCGATAGAGAACCGCGGCGAGGGCTTCCTGTCCGCGACCTTCCACATCAGCTCCGACGGCACCCGCGTGTTCAACTACGCGCAGTGGACCAGCGAAGAGGTCTACATGCGCGACTTCGCGAACCACCCCGGCAAGGAAGTCATGCGCAAGGAACTGGCGAGGATCGAAGGCGTCGAAGGCCCCTTCTTCACCGCCTACACCCCGGTGCACACGGTCCTGCCGTAG